The Nostoc sp. 'Peltigera membranacea cyanobiont' N6 genome contains the following window.
ATTAACAAATCTGGTACTGCTGCTGTAGGTAAGATATACATAATCAGCATAAAAATCAGCAAATCCCAGCTTTTGCGCCATCCCATGCGGTTTTTGAGAATTAAATCCCAGTAATCTAGATAGCGTTGATAACCGCCTTCTGCCCATCGGTTGCGCTGATGCCAAAGTGCGATCGCATTTGTCACACCTTCTTCTTGCACTGGTGGATGGAAAACACACTCAATATCCCATTTATCCAAATGTAAGCGGATTGTCAAATCCAAATCATCGGTAATGGTTTCCTCATTCCAGCCACCGCAGCTTTCCAAGGCTGAACGCCGGACAAATTGACCATTGCCCCGCAGTTCGCCAATCCCACCAAGGGCAGTGCGCTGTTGCTGAAACCAGGTATCAAGGGCCATTTCGGCCATTTGCCCCTTAGTCCAAAAGTTTTCTTTAGCGTTGGCGATCGCTTTTCGCACCTGCACCGCCCCCACTTTTTCTCTTTGAAATAAAGGTATTACTTGTTGCAGCATATCTGGTGCAACTTGGGCATCAGCATCAAATACTGCTATGATGTCGCCCTTTGTCAGTGGCAACACCTGATTCAATGCCCCTGATTTGCCGCCACTCGCTTCTGCTGAACGCCTGAGTACTTTCAGTTGGTTGTGTTTTTGCTCTAGTTCTGCTAGTAAATCCGGCGTGCGATCGCTGCTGCGATCGTCAATTATCCAGACTTCATACTGCCCACCTGGATATTCCAGATTACAAAGATTTTTGACTAATTTAGTAATTACTGCTTCCTCATTTTTCGCAGCTACCAGCACAGATACAAAGGGCAAATCTCCCTGTATTTCTTTTGGATAGCGACGGGATTTAGTAAACACTACCACCAAAGCATGAAATCCTAGAATGGTGGTCAGTCCTAGAATAAATATAGAAGCCCAAGAAACTAAATGTAGAGCGATCGTGCCACTCCAGACAACGGTCAAGACTAGAGCAGCCTTACGTCTACGACCTTGAAACCGGGATGGTAGAGACATAGGATCTGTCTCTAACACTGACTCCTCATCTACTGATAGGTCAGACAACAAGGAGTTGAGCGGATCAAGCTCTTGATAAGAATCTTCTTCGGGCCAGGAATTCGCTGGCATAGGTTAGGTTGCTTGATTCAAAAACCAGTATTTGTCTACAGTTAGTAATTTTACGGACAAATATCCCTAAGCTACTTTTCCCGATTTCAATCGGAATGGGCAAACTGCAATACCCGCTATCCCTAAGCCAAAAGCTGCTGAGACTACCTTTGTTGTCACTGCCACTCTGGGTAATTACTTAGCATTAACCACGTTTCCTACTCTTAGACAGAGGCTTGATTCCTTTAATAGCCACTTGGGCAGGAAGCTTGTAGAGTCTGACTTTCTCCAATGAGAATTCCGGTTTAGGCAAAGTGATACCAAGATAACAGCAGCTTGTTGTTGGGAGAAACAGCAATAATAACATCCACAACTTTAATAGTGGGGATTTTTCATGTTATGTTATTGCGCCCAGCTTCGATCGAAGTTAAGGCAGCCTTATTCTAACTGAAATTTTAATATTTCTTAGCAGTAACTTCATTTAGAGGCATTGGGATTATAGAGAGGTGACAGGTGACAGAGAATTACCTATCACCTGTCAGTTATTCCCTTCTTCACTGACCACTGTGTGCTTTAGACACATCTTTTGGGAACACTACTAACATCCACTAATATCCCTAGTTGCCAACTAACTTGAGGAATATTTAACAATGTCTATTGAGCAACTCCAGCCTGCTACTCAACAACAAGCCAGTGTTTACTTACCTTACGTTCAGGGCACTAAGCGCAATTTCTTACCCTATGCCATCAGTCTTTATCAAAAAGGGGTTTTGGAGGGACACCGAAAGATAGAGGCTAGTGAACATATACCCTTCGTAGCCTCCTGGAATGTTGCCACTTTACCCTCAGACTTAACCCGTTGCCGAATTCAGTTTGATGGCAATGCCGATCTGAGTTACGAACTAATGATGGCTAGTTTCGAGTTTATTAATTTTTTAATTGAAGTTATGGAAAACTATAAACGCCATCGCTTGACCGATTTTTCACAACCGTTTTACCGCAAGTTACTGCGTATAGACGATTAATTAAACTCAGCCGAACTAGCAAAGTTCGGCTCGTTTTTAAAACTACTCTGGATTATGAAATTTATCAACTTCTAACTTTAAAAACATCTTCTTATGAAGATGTTTTTAAAGTCTAATTTATTACTCCCCAGGGTAAATATAAGTCTTGGCTATACAAGACTTTACGTACCTCCGCAGGTTAAGCAAACCCTTGATTTTGTATTAGTCCACCTCTGTGAACTAAGTTTTGTGTAGTAGCGACTTCTAATCGCCCAATATTTTCTTAGGGCAGATGTCTTTTTTTCGTTTCAAAATCATACCAAAACCAGCTACCAGAAAGGTTCCGAGAATGCTAGCGGGTTCTGGAATAGAAGTTTCATCAATAGGTACTTTGATTCTTAAATTCGCCAGAGTAGCGTTAGTGATGGTCAAGGATGTTACAGTTGGCGAACCTGGGATATCAGACTGGAAATCAAAGACTGTGGGAGTTAAGCTACCATTGCGTAGGCGTAGCCCGTCGTAGACATCGCTATATCGCACCCCATATCCAGCCACTTCAAAAGTCCCCTGATACTGCTTTCCGGTGTCTGGATCGGTAACAGTACCAGTGTATAAGGCTTTTATGAAATTAAATTCATCCTGAACTACTCCTTGAAATTTGGTTCCTGCCAATTGTCCTTGGTATTTATAGGGAGTCAACTGACCACCAGAGAGAACCGGCGATGTCAGAACACCATCAAAGGAGACAAAGGGAATACCTTTAAAGTCAACAAAGTAATGCAGACTTCCATCAGAGCGTGTTTCTACCTGTAAATAATCTGACTGGTATGCAGGAACATAATTAGGATTATTATTAGTACCTAAGTTCCGGTAATAAGTTCCAGTGTCATCCGTATCAATACGAGTAATACTGTTGTTGAAATTGGGATTATTTCTAGGAAGTTCGATTGTTCCTGATAATGTACCAGTGCTTTCAATTGTGATGAATTGAGCAGCCGAAGCACTTGCTCCACTAAAACCGATGATTGCTGCTGCTAAACAACTGCTGCTAACAAATGCACAACCTAGCTTAGTCCCTGATGAACTTACTTTCATTAACAATTGGCTCCTTGAACCGCCGATAAAAACACACCTAATAAGCCGAGATTTATTTAAAATGTTTCTCAGGCACGATTTATTATTCCCAAGCTTGTGGTGGAAGTTTCATCAGCAACAAAAAGCCTTGTTAATGCCGATCTTTATTCTTGTGTTTGCGGAGCGTGTCGGAGACAATCACCTCATAATGGACTTCCAAATAAAAAAATAACCAATCGCTGCATAAGAGGTTGAATGAACAAGTTTTTCGCTGTGAGTTTGGGCACTTTTAGATTCCCCCTAGCCCTTACAGCACTTCCGACGGCTATGAGGTACATCCTCAAAGCTGAAAGCTATGATAGGAGACGGGCAAGAGGAAAACTGTATTGCATAATAGCCGGAAGCGCTGTAAAAGGTGGTCGCCGCAGGTGGGGGGATCTTATCCGAACCGTATTGATATGAGTCCTATAAATAGTTAAGACAATAGAAAGTTTACCCTTGCGCGTCTGCTAGAGAGCATCTTGATTCCTGGATTCAGAATTCTGGATTTGGAATTCTGAATCAAGAAACTTGTATATCTTGGAGCTTTGCCACCATTTCTGCACGCGCCGAAACCTTCAACTTACGAAACATCCTCTTCAAAGCTTGTTTGACGGAATTTTGCGTAATCCAAAGTTTTTCCCCAATTTCTGCGTTTGTTAACCCCTGTCCGACTAACTCGGCAATTTGTAACTCCCGCGCTGTTAGAGGACTTACTAAAAGGGAATGGGATATTTTTGGTTTTGTCCGCAGAGTTGCCATTTTTGCTGACAAATGAATGCATAAGGCACTCAAATCGGCTAAATCGTTGCCATTAAAAGCAGGATTTCCCTTATCACGAGCTAAGTTAAGCGTTCCGACAAGGCGACCATCGCAAACAATTGGCCCAGTCATTACGTGTTCGTGATCGGAACGCGAACAAAAATGCTTCCAGTCTTTTGGTGATAATAACAACTGCTCATGGGCGGGAGCATGACGCTCAACCACGTAGCGCCCGACTGGATTGCTTTCTAAGCATACTGCTGGAATACCTTGAACATCGATTTCAGATGTTGGTTGCTCATCTAGGAAATAAATGCCCCAATTTTGCACGCCAAAATGCTCACCAATTTTATCCGTGAGAGCTAGCCTTAATTCTTGCTCATTTTGGACATTGGCGATCGCATGAAATATGGCGTGGAGAGAATTAACCATAAGTGTAAAGTGTACCCAGTTGGGGACTATCCAAGCCTCAACAATTACTTCTATGCTAATACCAAGGAAACTAAAACGCTAATTACAGTAGCGACTAGGAGAAGCAACATGACAGTTACACAACTCTCTGCTCAGGAACTTTTCCGGGCTGCTTATGAGAACCGCTATACTTGGGACAAGAATTTCCCAGGCTATACTGCAAATATTACCTATAAGCATGAGGATAAAGTTTTTACAGGCAAAGTTATCATCAGCGCTAATCTCAAAGCCGAAGTTTTGGATGTAGATGACGAGTCGGCCAAACAGGCAATTCATGGTCAAGCATGGGAGATAGCAATTCACCGTATCCGCCGCAGCTTTGAAGACACCCACAGCGCCAATACATTTAGCTATGGTAAAACTGACGAAACTGGTGCAGTTGAGCTTTTAATGGGTGGTAAGGCTGAGGGCGATAAATATAAAGTTCGCAATAATGAAGTATGCCATGTTCACCGTCTAATCCACGGTACTTTTGTGACAATTGACACCTTCAGCAGTCATGACACTGGAGAAGGCTACCTGTCCCATACTTATGACTCTGTGTATCATGACCCCAAAACTGGGGAACAAAAAGGCGGTAGAAGCGAATTTATCGATGAATATGAGAAAATTGGTGACTATTTCATCCTAAATCGTCGGGAGATTCGCACCGAGACAGCAGGACAAGTATCTACTCAAGAATTTGTCTTCTCTGACATCAAATTGTTGGAACCTGTTGCTGCTTAAGCTTTCTTTGGGAATTTAAACATTAGCGTAGGCACAGCCCCCCGCAGGCAGTGCCTGCGCTAATTTTTAATATTTTAAGCAATATGCGATCGCCTTAATTTCAATCAAAATATAATATTATGTATTAAGTAAAAATAAGTTGCCAGCCAATAATAAAAATTGCTATATCCGCAAAAATATGACTGATGTATCCAATCCAAATTGAGCGATAGGTTAAGTAGCACCACGACCATACTACTCCTGCAATAAACACGCCCAATGAGCATAATATAGTCGTTTTCCAATCGAAGTAGGCTGATAGACCTACAACGTGATGAATTGTAAAAAATAGCCCACAGATTACTACAGCCAAAGGGGAAGTTACTAATATTTCACATTTGCGGTACACAAACCAACGCCAGACAAACTCCTCAAGCAAAGAATTGATGAATATCCAGTATGCTGCGCCTACTAAATAAATAG
Protein-coding sequences here:
- a CDS encoding glycosyltransferase, whose amino-acid sequence is MPANSWPEEDSYQELDPLNSLLSDLSVDEESVLETDPMSLPSRFQGRRRKAALVLTVVWSGTIALHLVSWASIFILGLTTILGFHALVVVFTKSRRYPKEIQGDLPFVSVLVAAKNEEAVITKLVKNLCNLEYPGGQYEVWIIDDRSSDRTPDLLAELEQKHNQLKVLRRSAEASGGKSGALNQVLPLTKGDIIAVFDADAQVAPDMLQQVIPLFQREKVGAVQVRKAIANAKENFWTKGQMAEMALDTWFQQQRTALGGIGELRGNGQFVRRSALESCGGWNEETITDDLDLTIRLHLDKWDIECVFHPPVQEEGVTNAIALWHQRNRWAEGGYQRYLDYWDLILKNRMGWRKSWDLLIFMLIMYILPTAAVPDLLMAIARHRPPMLSPITGLSVTMSMVGMYTGLRRIRQDPKFSLSTYLLMLVQTMRGSLYMLHWLVVMSSTTARMSVRPKRLKWVKTLHTGDGE
- the ebsA gene encoding type IV pilus biogenesis protein EbsA, which translates into the protein MSIEQLQPATQQQASVYLPYVQGTKRNFLPYAISLYQKGVLEGHRKIEASEHIPFVASWNVATLPSDLTRCRIQFDGNADLSYELMMASFEFINFLIEVMENYKRHRLTDFSQPFYRKLLRIDD
- a CDS encoding PEP-CTERM sorting domain-containing protein, which codes for MKVSSSGTKLGCAFVSSSCLAAAIIGFSGASASAAQFITIESTGTLSGTIELPRNNPNFNNSITRIDTDDTGTYYRNLGTNNNPNYVPAYQSDYLQVETRSDGSLHYFVDFKGIPFVSFDGVLTSPVLSGGQLTPYKYQGQLAGTKFQGVVQDEFNFIKALYTGTVTDPDTGKQYQGTFEVAGYGVRYSDVYDGLRLRNGSLTPTVFDFQSDIPGSPTVTSLTITNATLANLRIKVPIDETSIPEPASILGTFLVAGFGMILKRKKDICPKKILGD
- a CDS encoding LuxR C-terminal-related transcriptional regulator, with the translated sequence MVNSLHAIFHAIANVQNEQELRLALTDKIGEHFGVQNWGIYFLDEQPTSEIDVQGIPAVCLESNPVGRYVVERHAPAHEQLLLSPKDWKHFCSRSDHEHVMTGPIVCDGRLVGTLNLARDKGNPAFNGNDLADLSALCIHLSAKMATLRTKPKISHSLLVSPLTARELQIAELVGQGLTNAEIGEKLWITQNSVKQALKRMFRKLKVSARAEMVAKLQDIQVS
- a CDS encoding DUF3386 domain-containing protein, with translation MTVTQLSAQELFRAAYENRYTWDKNFPGYTANITYKHEDKVFTGKVIISANLKAEVLDVDDESAKQAIHGQAWEIAIHRIRRSFEDTHSANTFSYGKTDETGAVELLMGGKAEGDKYKVRNNEVCHVHRLIHGTFVTIDTFSSHDTGEGYLSHTYDSVYHDPKTGEQKGGRSEFIDEYEKIGDYFILNRREIRTETAGQVSTQEFVFSDIKLLEPVAA